Sequence from the Hydrogenobacter hydrogenophilus genome:
AGATGTGGAACTTTTAACCCTAAAGGCGTACAAACTCATAAAATCTGCAGATGCCATACTTTATGACAGACTCATAAACCAAGAGATACTGTCCCTTGCAAAGCCTAACTGCGAACTCGTGTA
This genomic interval carries:
- a CDS encoding SAM-dependent methyltransferase gives rise to the protein MGKVYIVGAGPGDVELLTLKAYKLIKSADAILYDRLINQEILSLAKPNCELV